One segment of Aquimarina sp. BL5 DNA contains the following:
- a CDS encoding M48 family metallopeptidase — protein MNTRVLHTIAAGLVLSATSVSAQATDCATTASIAYEHAKVKNYEAAEEPLWKVRKECPTHSVATFQFGKKLLESKYKKATGAEKATLANELIALWKERFQYFPAKTKVGDMHSDIGQIMYDNKIGTADNQFVEFHKAYTDDKNNFKRPKKLYTYFSLLVDLQAAGKKELQDVFDLYDNITEKIEDEESKKAKTIATLSEKEESGAALSSKEKRNLKNAGINLRAYSKVKGGINQKLGELADCKNLIPLYNGQFEGKKDDINWLKGAAGRMSTKECTDDPLFFKLVEALHKADPSAKSAYYLGILALKDKKTSKALEYFNQSAQLETKASDKAKVYFRIGEVVKKQGNYSKARSYYKKALANKPSYGTAYLRIAAMIAKSANSCGTDVFSKRAVYWLAERYARKAGKVDPSLKKTAAATAANYKAKAPSKTDIFNNPGITSVKIGCWIGETVKVPKL, from the coding sequence ATGAATACTAGAGTTTTACATACAATAGCGGCAGGATTAGTTTTAAGCGCTACAAGTGTTAGTGCTCAGGCTACTGACTGTGCGACTACGGCTTCAATAGCCTATGAACATGCTAAAGTAAAGAATTACGAGGCAGCAGAAGAGCCTTTATGGAAAGTAAGAAAAGAATGTCCTACGCACAGTGTTGCAACTTTTCAGTTTGGAAAAAAATTGCTAGAAAGCAAATATAAAAAAGCGACTGGAGCTGAAAAAGCAACTCTTGCAAATGAATTGATTGCGCTATGGAAAGAACGTTTTCAGTATTTTCCCGCAAAAACGAAAGTAGGAGACATGCATTCTGATATAGGTCAGATTATGTATGATAATAAGATAGGAACTGCGGATAATCAGTTTGTAGAATTTCATAAAGCATATACAGACGACAAAAACAATTTTAAGCGTCCTAAGAAACTATATACATATTTTTCTCTGTTAGTTGATTTGCAAGCGGCAGGTAAGAAAGAACTTCAGGATGTTTTCGATTTATACGATAATATCACAGAAAAGATTGAAGACGAAGAGAGTAAAAAAGCAAAAACAATTGCGACGCTTTCTGAAAAAGAAGAATCAGGAGCTGCTTTAAGTTCTAAAGAAAAAAGAAACCTAAAAAATGCAGGTATAAACTTAAGAGCTTATAGTAAAGTAAAAGGTGGAATTAATCAAAAGCTAGGTGAATTAGCAGATTGTAAAAACTTAATACCTCTTTACAATGGTCAGTTCGAAGGTAAAAAGGATGATATTAATTGGTTAAAAGGTGCGGCAGGTAGAATGTCTACAAAAGAGTGTACTGATGATCCATTATTCTTTAAGCTGGTAGAAGCATTACATAAAGCAGATCCATCAGCAAAATCAGCTTACTATTTAGGAATATTAGCTCTTAAGGATAAGAAAACATCTAAAGCCTTAGAATATTTCAACCAATCGGCACAGTTAGAAACAAAAGCTAGCGATAAAGCTAAAGTGTACTTTAGAATTGGAGAAGTAGTGAAAAAACAAGGTAATTATAGTAAAGCTAGATCTTACTATAAGAAAGCATTAGCGAATAAGCCTTCGTATGGAACTGCGTATCTTAGAATAGCAGCAATGATTGCTAAAAGTGCTAATAGTTGTGGAACTGATGTGTTTAGTAAAAGAGCAGTATATTGGTTAGCAGAGCGATATGCACGGAAAGCTGGTAAGGTAGATCCAAGTCTTAAAAAGACTGCTGCTGCAACTGCTGCTAATTATAAGGCAAAAGCGCCTTCTAAAACTGATATCTTTAATAACCCTGGAATTACTTCAGTGAAAATAGGATGTTGGATAGGTGAAACGGTAAAAGTACCGAAGCTATAA
- the galE gene encoding UDP-glucose 4-epimerase GalE, whose product MKILVTGGLGFIGSHTVVELQTEGYDVVIIDNCSNSSTDVLKGIKAITGKLPIFENFDLREKDKVQDFFKRHTDIEGVIHFAASKAVGESVENPLLYYENNIGVLVYILQELQKKDETSFIFSSSCTVYGQADELPITENAPVKIAESPYGNTKQIGEEIIKDICKVKPNLNAIALRYFNPIGAHPSTEIGELPIGVPQNLVPFITQTGIGLREQLSVFGNDYPTEDGTCIRDYIHVVDLAKAHVIALQRLLNKNNTANYEVFNVGTGTGSSVLEVIHSFEKVSQQKLNYKIVDRREGDVISAYANTDKANKELEWKAKSTLDEALSSAWKWEQKVREKN is encoded by the coding sequence ATGAAAATATTAGTTACCGGTGGATTGGGATTTATCGGATCACATACAGTAGTAGAATTACAGACCGAAGGATATGATGTCGTTATTATCGATAACTGTTCTAACTCTTCTACTGATGTTCTAAAAGGAATTAAGGCAATTACAGGAAAGCTGCCAATTTTTGAAAACTTCGATCTTAGAGAAAAAGATAAGGTTCAGGATTTTTTTAAACGTCATACAGATATAGAAGGTGTTATTCATTTTGCAGCGTCTAAAGCTGTTGGTGAAAGTGTAGAAAACCCTTTATTATATTATGAGAATAATATCGGCGTACTGGTCTATATTCTTCAGGAGCTACAGAAAAAAGATGAAACCAGTTTTATATTCAGTTCTTCTTGTACTGTATATGGTCAAGCTGATGAATTACCTATTACCGAAAATGCCCCTGTAAAAATTGCAGAATCTCCTTATGGAAATACAAAACAAATTGGTGAAGAAATCATAAAAGATATTTGCAAAGTAAAACCAAATCTGAATGCAATTGCATTGCGTTATTTTAATCCTATTGGCGCACACCCTTCTACAGAAATTGGTGAACTACCTATTGGAGTTCCTCAGAATTTAGTTCCGTTTATTACGCAGACAGGAATTGGACTTAGAGAACAACTCTCTGTTTTTGGGAATGACTATCCAACAGAAGATGGAACGTGTATTAGAGATTACATACACGTGGTTGATCTTGCCAAGGCTCATGTGATTGCCCTACAGCGTCTTCTAAATAAAAATAATACAGCTAACTATGAAGTATTTAACGTAGGCACGGGAACTGGTAGTTCTGTATTAGAAGTTATACATTCTTTTGAAAAAGTATCTCAGCAAAAATTGAATTATAAAATTGTAGACAGAAGAGAAGGGGATGTTATCTCGGCCTATGCCAATACAGACAAAGCTAATAAAGAACTTGAATGGAAAGCTAAAAGCACTTTGGATGAAGCACTATCTTCTGCTTGGAAATGGGAGCAAAAGGTGAGAGAAAAGAACTAG
- a CDS encoding peptidylprolyl isomerase has product MAVLNKIRQRSVFLIVIIALALFSFVLADLIRNGGAISQKAANTIATINGKEIDRTDFAKKVEAASRNFGPNGSNIQTVNYVWNQEVRQIVFDGQFEELGIRAGADEVNNLLREGLANNPTFQNEAGVFDNAKMQEYVASIKSNPVAYQQWTDYKISLGKGALEQTYLNMIKAGVGVTLKEGELAYKMENDVVDIKYVQLPFSSIEDADVNVSDAEIQAYVDKHPELYKAEASRNMRYVFFKEEPSQEDEDALTADVAKVIPEFKTAENIEEFINVDQSSALKYDDRFVFKKDLPTTVADTLYNVPVGEVFGPYKDGKFIKISKVVAQTQLHDSLKASHILVSWKGLGTAGDTERTKEEAKTLADSILTVVKSDKTQFLTLAKDFSADTSNKDKGGDLGYFSPGRMVPAFNDYIVDNNVGDMGVVETAFGYHVITIEDKKNEQKAIKVATVAQEIEASEKTINTIFTETTKFQIATKDADFAEKAKESEYVVRPVNKISELAENIPGLGTQRSIVQWAFNEETKIGEVKRFDVTDGYAVVQLTAKASKGIQKVEDAKASVKPILIKEKKAEMLKKKIAGSALADIAKNQSQTVKTASALNMKTPTISGAGTEPKVVGAAFALETGGVSEPIVGNNGVYVVEVTKKTPGSGLDTYMSYAAQESKTQANAVNTRVFKALKEAAEIEDKRANFY; this is encoded by the coding sequence ATGGCAGTTTTAAATAAAATCAGACAACGATCCGTTTTCTTAATTGTGATTATCGCATTAGCGCTTTTCTCATTTGTATTGGCGGATTTGATTCGAAATGGAGGAGCGATTTCTCAAAAAGCAGCAAACACAATTGCTACGATAAATGGGAAAGAAATCGATAGAACTGATTTTGCAAAAAAAGTTGAAGCAGCATCTAGAAATTTTGGACCCAATGGATCTAATATTCAGACTGTAAACTATGTTTGGAATCAGGAAGTTAGACAAATAGTTTTTGACGGACAGTTTGAAGAGCTTGGAATTAGAGCCGGTGCTGATGAAGTAAATAACTTATTAAGAGAGGGATTGGCTAATAATCCAACTTTCCAGAATGAAGCAGGTGTATTTGACAATGCAAAAATGCAAGAATATGTAGCTAGTATTAAGTCAAACCCTGTTGCTTATCAGCAATGGACAGATTACAAAATTTCTTTAGGTAAAGGAGCTTTAGAGCAAACATACCTTAATATGATTAAAGCAGGAGTAGGTGTTACACTTAAAGAAGGTGAGTTAGCATATAAAATGGAAAATGATGTAGTTGATATCAAGTATGTTCAACTTCCATTTTCTTCTATTGAAGATGCTGATGTAAATGTATCAGATGCAGAAATCCAGGCATATGTGGACAAACATCCGGAGTTGTATAAAGCAGAGGCTTCAAGAAATATGAGATATGTGTTCTTTAAAGAAGAGCCAAGCCAAGAAGATGAAGACGCATTAACGGCAGATGTTGCTAAAGTTATTCCAGAGTTCAAAACTGCTGAAAATATTGAAGAATTTATAAATGTAGATCAAAGTTCTGCCTTAAAATACGATGATCGTTTTGTGTTTAAAAAAGATTTACCAACAACTGTAGCGGATACATTATATAATGTACCAGTAGGTGAGGTGTTTGGACCTTATAAAGATGGGAAATTCATAAAAATATCTAAGGTTGTTGCTCAGACACAATTACACGATTCTTTAAAAGCAAGTCATATTCTTGTTTCTTGGAAAGGACTAGGTACAGCAGGCGACACAGAACGTACAAAAGAAGAGGCTAAAACACTTGCAGATAGTATACTGACTGTTGTTAAGTCTGATAAAACACAATTTTTAACACTGGCTAAAGATTTTTCTGCTGATACTTCTAATAAAGATAAAGGTGGGGATTTAGGTTATTTCTCTCCAGGAAGAATGGTGCCTGCGTTTAATGATTATATCGTTGATAATAATGTTGGTGATATGGGAGTTGTAGAAACTGCTTTTGGATATCACGTAATTACTATCGAGGACAAGAAAAATGAGCAGAAGGCTATAAAAGTAGCTACCGTGGCTCAAGAAATTGAAGCTAGTGAGAAGACAATAAATACTATTTTCACGGAAACTACCAAATTTCAGATTGCTACAAAAGATGCTGATTTTGCAGAGAAAGCTAAAGAAAGTGAATATGTTGTTCGTCCGGTGAATAAGATTAGTGAATTAGCGGAAAATATACCTGGATTAGGAACTCAGAGATCTATTGTACAATGGGCGTTTAATGAAGAGACTAAGATTGGAGAAGTAAAACGTTTTGATGTAACTGATGGATATGCCGTAGTACAGCTCACTGCTAAAGCTTCTAAAGGTATACAAAAAGTAGAAGATGCTAAGGCTTCTGTAAAACCAATTCTAATTAAAGAGAAAAAAGCAGAAATGCTTAAAAAGAAAATTGCTGGAAGTGCGTTAGCTGATATTGCTAAAAATCAATCTCAAACAGTGAAAACAGCATCAGCTTTAAATATGAAGACACCTACTATAAGTGGTGCTGGAACAGAACCGAAAGTGGTTGGAGCAGCATTTGCTTTAGAAACTGGCGGAGTTTCTGAGCCAATTGTAGGTAATAATGGAGTGTATGTAGTAGAAGTTACTAAGAAGACACCAGGAAGTGGATTGGATACGTATATGAGTTATGCAGCTCAGGAGTCTAAGACACAAGCTAATGCAGTTAATACTAGAGTGTTCAAAGCACTTAAGGAAGCTGCAGAAATAGAAGATAAAAGAGCTAATTTCTACTAG
- a CDS encoding hemolysin family protein, translating to MELQIIVIVLSVILSAFFSGMEIAYISSNKIHIEIEKKQDGFLSGILSRLTKKPSKFIATMLVGNNIALVVYGFYMGELLMGFIEGYYPDMVGSVNLLLQTIISTLVILLTAEFLPKVFFQIYANTLLKFFSFPAYVFYVVFWPISFFVIRISDFVLKKFLKTDGDEVQLAFTKTELGDYINEQMETVEEHDEIDSEIQIFQNALDFSDVKSREVMIPRTEIIAIEKSQSLEEVSQLFIDTGLSKVLVYNGTIDDIIGYVHSFELFKKPKSIRSILLPVVFVPETMYVKDVLNLLTKKHKSIAVVIDEYGGTSGIITVEDIVEELFGEIEDEHDSIDLIEERLKENHYRFSARLEVDYINETYKLNLPESEYYETLGGMIVNHTEEIPEQGDIVKIDTVTIDIIETSNTKIEIVELQILSED from the coding sequence ATGGAACTACAAATTATCGTAATTGTACTTTCTGTTATTCTCTCCGCGTTTTTTTCTGGAATGGAGATTGCTTACATATCTTCCAATAAGATCCATATCGAAATAGAAAAAAAACAGGATGGATTTCTTTCGGGTATCCTGTCTCGGCTAACCAAAAAACCCTCAAAGTTTATTGCCACTATGTTGGTGGGTAATAATATTGCCTTGGTTGTCTATGGATTTTATATGGGCGAACTCTTAATGGGTTTTATTGAAGGTTATTATCCAGATATGGTCGGAAGTGTTAATCTTTTGCTGCAAACGATCATCTCTACTTTGGTTATATTGCTTACTGCAGAGTTTCTTCCTAAAGTATTTTTTCAAATTTATGCAAACACATTGCTGAAGTTTTTTTCATTTCCCGCCTATGTTTTTTACGTTGTTTTTTGGCCTATTTCATTTTTTGTTATTCGGATATCCGATTTTGTGTTAAAGAAATTTCTTAAGACGGATGGAGATGAGGTTCAGTTGGCATTTACGAAAACTGAATTAGGAGACTATATCAACGAGCAAATGGAAACGGTTGAAGAGCATGATGAGATCGATAGTGAGATTCAGATTTTTCAGAATGCACTTGATTTTTCTGATGTAAAATCTCGTGAAGTTATGATCCCGCGTACTGAGATTATTGCAATTGAAAAATCTCAGTCTTTGGAAGAAGTGAGTCAGCTTTTTATTGATACTGGTTTGTCCAAAGTACTAGTGTATAATGGTACTATTGACGATATAATAGGCTATGTACATTCCTTTGAATTGTTTAAAAAACCAAAATCAATAAGATCTATTTTACTTCCAGTGGTTTTTGTGCCAGAAACTATGTATGTGAAAGATGTGCTTAATCTTTTGACAAAAAAACACAAAAGTATTGCTGTAGTTATTGATGAATATGGCGGAACTAGTGGGATTATTACGGTAGAGGATATTGTAGAGGAGCTTTTCGGTGAGATTGAAGATGAACACGATTCTATTGATCTTATAGAGGAAAGATTAAAAGAAAATCATTATCGTTTTTCTGCTAGATTGGAAGTAGATTATATTAATGAAACCTATAAGTTGAATCTTCCCGAAAGTGAATATTATGAAACGCTTGGCGGAATGATTGTTAATCACACTGAGGAAATTCCAGAACAAGGCGATATTGTAAAAATAGATACAGTAACAATCGATATTATTGAGACTTCTAATACCAAAATCGAGATTGTAGAGCTACAGATATTATCAGAAGATTGA
- the lptC gene encoding LPS export ABC transporter periplasmic protein LptC, with product MRKKNLYILLNFVTAFAVTLFFSCQSNTSNTNNYLVTEDAPMAEGYELNLKYTDSGRLTAILKTPKVKDYTNKNFGYQEFPDGIILDIIDKDGKISVVKSDYAIYYKVTGLIDMRGNVDIKTADSTHLIARQLYWDQSINWVFTDQPYKSILPDGTVNEADGFDANQDFTILNSRVNEGIMFIEE from the coding sequence ATGCGAAAAAAGAATTTATATATATTACTAAACTTTGTCACAGCCTTTGCTGTGACATTGTTTTTTTCATGTCAATCAAATACATCAAATACAAATAACTACCTTGTAACAGAAGATGCTCCAATGGCCGAAGGCTACGAGCTGAATCTAAAATATACAGACTCAGGTAGACTTACTGCGATACTTAAAACACCAAAGGTAAAAGATTATACGAATAAGAATTTTGGGTATCAAGAATTTCCGGATGGTATTATTCTGGATATCATTGATAAAGATGGTAAGATTAGCGTAGTTAAGTCAGACTATGCGATTTATTATAAAGTAACAGGGCTTATCGATATGAGAGGAAATGTGGATATAAAGACAGCAGATAGTACGCATCTTATAGCACGTCAACTTTACTGGGATCAGAGTATAAACTGGGTTTTTACGGATCAGCCTTACAAAAGTATTCTTCCTGATGGTACTGTTAACGAAGCAGATGGTTTTGATGCTAATCAAGATTTTACTATATTGAATTCTCGGGTCAATGAAGGAATAATGTTCATCGAGGAATAA